A single Vigna radiata var. radiata cultivar VC1973A chromosome 8, Vradiata_ver6, whole genome shotgun sequence DNA region contains:
- the LOC106769794 gene encoding beta-glucuronosyltransferase GlcAT14A, with the protein MGVDRKWLFTLFSAALLSLMVLLMSSFSAFSSPKAFPSLVQHGSHYPPAFAYFISGGHQDKDRILRLLLAVYHPRNRYLLHLGRDARDEERKALVAATRAVPAIRAFGNVDVVGKADYVTYLGSSNVAIALRAAAIMLKLDSGWNWFITLSARDYPLITQDDLSHVFSSVRRDLNFIEHTGDLGWKESDRFQPIVVDPALYLARKSQIFQATEKRATPNAFKIFTGSPWVILSRPFLEFCIFGWDNLPRTLLMYFTNVKLSQEGYFHSVICNAPEFKNTTVNGNLRYIVWDDPPKMEPLFLNASAYNQMAESGAAFARQFQFNNPVLDMIDEKILHRGSHRATPGVWCTGRRSWWADPCSQWGDVNIVKPGPQAKKLQGSVSNLLDGWNSQTNQCR; encoded by the exons ATGGGAGTTGACAGGAAATGGCTTTTCACTCTATTCAGTGCAGCATTGCTATCTCTCATGGTTCTGTTGATGTCCTCTTTCTCTGCTTTTAGTTCTCCCAAGGCTTTCCCTTCCCTTGTTCAGCATGGCTCTCACTACCCTCCAGCTTTTGCATACTTTATATCTGGTGGACACCAAGACAAGGACCGGATCTTGCGTTTGTTGTTGGCAGTTTACCATCCTAGGAATAGGTACCTCCTCCATCTTGGGAGGGATGCCAGGGATGAGGAGAGAAAAGCCCTGGTTGCCGCCACGAGGGCGGTGCCGGCCATTCGTGCTTTCGGGAACGTTGATGTGGTTGGAAAGGCTGATTATGTCACCTACTTGGGGTCCTCCAATGTGGCCATCGCTCTCCGGGCTGCAGCCATTATGCTCAAATTGGATAGTGGATGGAATTGGTTCATCACTTTGAGTGCACGGGATTATCCTCTCATCACACAGGATG ATCTTTCCCACGTTTTCTCTTCCGTTAGGAGAGACCTGAATTTCATTGAGCACACTGGTGACCTTGGATGGAAAGA GAGCGATAGATTCCAGCCTATTGTAGTTGACCCGGCGTTATACTTAGCAAGAAAGAGTCAAATTTTTCAAGCTACAGAAAAGAGGGCAACTCCTAACgcattcaaaattttcacag GTTCGCCATGGGTAATCTTGAGCAGGCCCTTTCTGGAGTTCTGCATTTTTGGTTGGGACAATTTACCTCGAACTCTGCTGATGTACTTTACAAACGTGAAGTTATCTCAAGAAGGCTACTTTCACTCAGTCATTTGCAATGCGCCAGAGTTCAAGAACACAACAGTAAATGGGAACTTACGATATATAGTCTGGGACGATCCTCCAAAGATGGAACCACTCTTCCTTAATGCTTCCGCTTACAATCAGATGGCAGAAAGTGGAGCTGCTTTTGCAAGACAGTTTCAATTTAATAATCCTGTGTTGGACATGATTGATGAGAAGATTCTCCATCGTGGTAGCCATCGAGCTACTCCAGGAGTGTGGTGCACTGGGCGGAGGAGCTGGTGGGCGGATCCGTGCTCCCAATGGGGTGATGTCAATATTGTAAAACCAGGTCCTCAGGCTAAGAAGCTTCAAGGGTCCGTTTCTAACCTTCTTGATGGCTGGAACTCACAGACTAATCAATGTCGGTGA
- the LOC106770974 gene encoding 1-acyl-sn-glycerol-3-phosphate acyltransferase 1, chloroplastic, with translation MEITPLSASSPIHRLLHIGHKEAIFFAGSSSTLLCTHSGTTYKHPVLRISHKAPQCSMQGISKKLENVPWLFGSPKFIVQNKLPRDVVVRSELTAAGSAEDGYLLPELKVESKVRGACFYVVTAFSAIFLFVLMMVGHPLVLLFDRYRRKFHHFIAKVWATLTVAPFFKIEFEGLENLPPPDTPAVYVSNHQSFLDIYTLLTLGRSFKFISKTGIFLFPIIGWAMFFLGVIPLKRMDSRSQLDCLKRCMDLIKKGASVFFFPEGTRSKDGKLGTFKKGAFSVAAKTNAPLVPITLIGTGQIMPAGKEGIVNVGSVKVVIHKPIFGKESDVLCKEARKAIESVLTQS, from the exons ATGGAAATCACTCCTCTTTCTGCCAGTTCTCCAATCCACCGTCTTCTTCACATCG GCCACAAAGAAGCAATATTCTTTGCGGGATCCTCTTCCACCCTG TTGTGTACTCACAGTGGAACAACTTATAAGCATCCAGTTTTGAGGATTTCACATAAGG CTCCTCAATGTAGCATGCAAGGAATCTCTAAGAAGCTTGAAAATGTACCATGGCTGTTTGGTAGTCCTAAATTTATTGTTCAGAATAAATTGCCCAGAGATGTAGTTGTTAGATCTGAACTTACTGCAGCTGGATCTGCTGAAGATGGCTATTTACTACCTG AGCTGAAAGTGGAATCTAAAGTCAGGGGAGCTTGCTTTTATGTTGTCACAGCCTTCAGTGCCATATTTCTTTTTGTGCTGATGATGGTTGGACATCCATTGGTACTCCTGTTTGATCGCTACAGAAGAAAGTTCCACCATTTTATTGCCAAAGTGTGGGCTACACTGACTGTAGCaccatttttcaaaattgaatttgagGGACTGGAGAATCTGCCACCTCCAGATACCCCTGCTGTGTATGTTTCGAATCATCAGAGTTTTCTAGACATATATACTCTTCTTACGTTAGGAAGAAGCTTCAAGTTCATTAGCAAGACTGGTATATTTCTTTTCCCAATAATTGGGTGGGCAATGTTTTTTTTGGGTGTCATTCCTTTGAAGCGCATGGACAGCCGAAGCCAGCTG GACTGTCTTAAACGATGCATGGATTTGATCAAGAAAGGAGcctctgtttttttctttccagaGGGAACACGCAGTAAAGATGGAAAACTAGGCACATTCAAG AAGGGTGCTTTCAGTGTAGCTGCAAAGACAAATGCTCCACTCGTTCCTATTACCCTTATTGGAACTGGTCAAATCATGCCTGCAGGAAAGGAGGGTATTGTGAACGTAGGATCTGTGAAAGTAGTTATACATAAACCCATTTTTGGAAAGGAATCTGATGTGTTATGTAAAGAGGCTAGGAAGGCAATCGAAAGTGTACTGACTCAAAGCTGA
- the LOC106770969 gene encoding ELL-associated factor 1 has product MANKSQEEPKTAPEPDRWYNLTLGPSFKDESSNKYCTLRYEFKPASVDKNKPGLLRKTKENRISVEFQNNQIGKPKVTFEGNSEDYRENDAVLFFDGETLRLERLHRAVKQLRHLRMPGESAGAAATAVAAPSGPALDPRSSPVGKSVKPASLGRSSFQAVPVEVERIDIGEPENTGVKVGSKRSSDYLNEPPINASPDAKNEVEEHHDIDIKDLFGSESPEDDNNVEEKDNVGFDMNVPHTDDDVVDMDDSGDEVDKGHSPAEAPETQANAEGRDEQTSTSSSSSGSGSSESGSGSSSSSDKEDSDKEDSDEDTVHSI; this is encoded by the exons ATGGCCAACAAATCTCAAGAAGAGCCCAAGACTGCTCCTGAGCCTGATCGGTGGTACAATCTCACCCTTGGACCTTCCTTCAAAGATGAATCCTCCAACAAATACTGCACGCTACGAT ATGAATTTAAGCCAGCTTCAGTTGATAAGAATAAGCCAGGATTGCTACGCAAGACCAAAGAGAACAGGATTTCTGTGGAATTTCAGAACAACCAAATAGGAAAACCCAAAGTGACATTTGAGGGGAACAGTGAGGATTACAGGGAAAACGATGCTGTATTGTTTTTTGATGGTGAGACACTTCGATTGGAGCGGCTTCATAGGGCCGTAAAGCAACTGCGACACCTACGAATGCCTGGTGAATCTGCAGGTGCTGCAGCTACAGCTGTGGCTGCTCCATCTGGACCAGCTTTGGATCCTCGGTCATCCCCTGTTGGGAAGTCTGTAAAGCCAGCATCTCTTGGCAGGAGCTCATTTCAGGCTGTGCCA GTTGAGGTGGAGCGTATTGATATTGGTGAACCTGAGAATACTG GTGTCAAAGTTGGTTCGAAGAGGTCATCTGATTATCTAAATGAACCGCCCATCAATGCCTCTCCAGATGCGAAAAATGAAGTCGAGGAACATCACGATATTGACATTAAAGACCTTTTTGGCAGCGAGTCACCGGAGGATGACAATAATgttgaagaaaaagataatgttGGATTTGACATGAATGTTCCACACACGGATGATGATGTTGTGGATATGGATGATAGCGGTGATGAGGTGGACAAAGGACACAGTCCTGCAGAAGCTCCCGAAACCCAGGCGAATGCAGAGGGAAGGGATGAGCAGACATCTACTTCTAGCAGTAGCAGTGGAAGTGGCAGTAGTGAAAGTGGTAGTGGAAGTAGCAGCAGCAGTGACAAGGAAGACAGTGACAAGGAAGACAGTGACGAAGACACAGTTCATTCAATCTAA
- the LOC106772019 gene encoding probable splicing factor 3A subunit 1, which produces MLGSLPILPLPAPPADGNLGPLPESQVSEERTSNEEQNKSNSASVPVPATVATHTRTIGIIHPPPDIRTIVDKTSQFVAKNGPEFEKRIIANNTGNVKFNFLNSSDPYHAYYQHRLAEFRAQNQSSGQQTPSQPADSAVPESAPTAPVPDSNGIAAIEKLDVSAQFKPVRKVLEPPEAEQYTVRLPEGITGEELDIIKLTAQFVARNGKSFLTGLTSREVNNPQFHFLKPTHSMFTFFTSLADAYSKVLMPPKGLTEKLKKSVSDMTTVLERCVNRLEWERSQEQARQKAEDEIEQERIQMAMIDWHDFVVVETIDFVDEEDEELPPPMTIEVVIRRSKVSATEDDTVEPEKEVEMEMDEEEAQLVEEGMRAASLEDPDDGKQNEVRITEDPEPPMRIVKNWKRPEERIPAERDSAKFVVSPITGELIPISEMSEHMRISLIDPKYKEQKERMFAKIRETTLAADDEISRNIVGLARTRPDIFGTTEEEVSNAVKAEIEKINDEQPKQVIWDGHTGSIGRTANQAMSQNIGNEDQNDPSNNEAKNLLGPAAPPPRPGMPSVRPLPPPPGLALNLPRGPVQYSVPHSGALPIPPPRPPVIPMMPSVRPAPPPPMQMTSGQQSIMAGQPPPMPPSMHLNNQGFQIPPPPGSQFTPVPVPRPYVPLPVPPSVMPMMHPPPLPQGVPPPPPPEEAPPPLPEEPEPKRQKLDDSALIPEDQFLAQHPGPVRILVSVPNVDEGNLKGQVLEITVQSLSETVGSLKEKIAGEIQLPANKQKLSGKPGFLKDNMSLAHYNLGGGETLTLTLRERGGRKR; this is translated from the exons ATGTTAGGTTCATTACCTATATTGCCTCTCCCTGCACCTCCTGCTGATGGAAATCTAGGTCCTCTTCCTGAGTCTCAAGTGTCTGAGGAGAGGACTTCCAATGAGGAGCAGAACAAATCAAATTCAGCTTCTGTTCCAGTGCCAGCAACAGTTGCAACCCACACAAGAACCATTGGAATTATACATCCTCCTCCAGATATTAGGACCATTGTTGATAAAACGTCCCAGTTTGTGGCTAAAAATGGTCCAGAATTTGAAAAGAGGATTATTGCAAATAACACGGGTAATGTCAAGTTCAATTTCCTTAACTCATCAGATCCCTATCATGCATATTATCAACATCGGTTGGCTGAATTTCGGGCTCAGAATCAATCATCAGGGCAGCAAACTCCTTCCCAGCCTGCTGACTCGGCTGTTCCTGAGTCAGCTCCAACTGCCCCTGTTCCTGATAGTAATGGCATAGCAGCAATAGAAAAACTCGATGTTTCTGCCCAGTTTAAACCTGTTAGGAAAGTACTTGAACCCCCAGAAGCAGAACAGTATACTGTTCGACTTCCTGAAGGAATTACAGGTGAAGAGCTAGATATTATAAAGCTTACAGCACAATTTGTGGCTCGAAATGGGAAATCTTTTTTGACAGGGTTGACTAGTAGGGAAGTCAATAATCCCCAGTTTCACTTTTTGAAACCGACCCACAGCATGTTTACGTTTTTTACTTCCCTTGCGGATGCATATTCGAAGGTTTTGATGCCTCCAAAGGGATTGACAGAGAAGTTGAAGAAGAGTGTGTCTGATATGACTACTGTCCTTGAAAGGTGTGTGAATAGGCTGGAATGGGAGCGTTCACAAGAGCAAGCTAGACAAAAGGCCGAGGATGAGATAGAACAGGAAAGAATACAAATGGCTATGATTGATTGGCATGATTTTGTGGTGGTTGAAACAATAGATTttgttgatgaggaggatgaagAATTACCTCCTCCAATGACCATTGAGGTGGTTATTAGGAGAAGCAAGGTGTCAGCCACGGAAGATGATACAGTTGAGCCTGAAAAGGAGGTTGAAATGGAAATGGACGAAGAAGAGGCTCAGCTTGTTGAAGAGGGCATGAGAGCTGCTAGTTTGGAAGACCCAGATGACGGGAAGCAAAATGAAGTCAGAATTACTGAAGACCCTGAACCACCAATGAGAATTGTTAAAAACTGGAAGAGACCCGAGGAGAGGATTCCCGCAGAAAGAGATTCAGCCAAGTTCGTTGTTTCTCCTATCACTGGTGAGCTAATTCCTATTAGCGAAATGTCAGAACATATGCGAATTTCTCTCATCGATCCCAAGTACAAAGAACAAAAGGAAAGGATGTTTGCCAAAATTCGAGAGACAACTTTGGCTGCGGATGATGAAATTTCAAGAAACATAGTTGGACTTGCCCGGACCCGTCCTGATATATTTGGTACCACCGAAGAGGAGGTCTCCAATGCTGTCAAGGCAGAGATTGAGAAGATAAATGACGAGCAACCTAAACAGGTTATATGGGATGGTCACACAGGTAGTATTGGGCGTACTGCAAACCAAGCCATGTCACAGAATATTGGAAACGAGGACCAAAATGATCCATCTAATAATGAAGCCAAGAACCTTCTTGGTCCTGCCGCACCTCCTCCAAGACCTGGTATGCCTTCGGTTCGTCCACTTCCGCCACCACCTGGATTGGCTTTAAATCTACCTCGTGGTCCTGTGCAGTATTCTGTTCCTCACAGTGGTGCACTTCCGATTCCTCCACCCAGGCCTCCTGTCATTCCGATGATGCCATCTGTTCGGCCAGCTCCTCCTCCTCCAATGCAGATGACTTCTGGTCAGCAGTCAATTATGGCCGGTCAACCTCCCCCAATGCCTCCATCAATGCATCTGAATAACCAAGGATTTCAAATACCTCCACCACCAGGATCCCAATTCACTCCTGTTCCAGTTCCCCGACCTTATGTTCCTCTTCCTGTTCCACCATCAGTTATGCCTATGATGCATCCACCACCTTTGCCACAAGGAGtgccaccaccgccaccaccagaGGAGGCTCCTCCCCCACTCCCAGAAGAGCCGGAACCAAAGAGGCAGAAGCTTGACGATTCTGCTCTGATCCCTGAAGATCAGTTTCTGGCTCAACATCCT GGACCTGTTCGTATCTTGGTATCTGTTCCTAATGTTGATGAAGGAAATCTCAAGGGACAAGTTCTGGAAATTACAGTGCAATCTTTGTCTGAAACCGTTGGTagtttgaaggaaaaaattgcCGGGGAGATTCAGCTCCCTGCTAATAAGCAGAAATTGAGCGGCAAACCAGGCTTTCTCAAGGATAACATGTCACTTGCCCATTACAatcttggtggtggtgaaacaCTTACTCTCACCTTAAGAGAGCGTGGTGGTAGAAAGAGATGA
- the LOC106770884 gene encoding pentatricopeptide repeat-containing protein At1g71060, mitochondrial — MFMLRSIKRATSQSVLGSMALFRSSKRFVISNFFLPLSESSSTSSSTSLNPSSSSNFHHHYPKPTIQFSYGSPKQTTLAFHTAQPRSTSNAEAICRILSNSRDSTVAASLAAVVVNPSPELVLEVLSKLSNAGTLALSFFRWAEKQGEFKHTTETFHALIEALGKIRQFKLIWTLVDDMKQRKLLTSDTFALVARRYVRARKVKEATETFEKMERYGLKPHVSDFNKLIDVLCKSKCVEKAHEMFDKMRQLGLDPDIKSYTILLEGWSQLQDLIKLNELCREMEDKGFQIDVVAYGIIINAYCKAKKFDETIRLYHEMKAKGLRPSPHVYCTLINGLGSDRRLNQALEFFEASKASGFAPEAPTYNAVVGAYCWSLRMDDAYRMVGEMKKCGIGPNSRTFDIILHHLIKGRRIEEACSVFHRMSGELGCEPSVSTYEIMVRMFCNEERLDMAMAVWDEMKEKGILPGMHMFSTLICSLCHENKLNEACKYFQEMLDVGIRPPAKMFSTLKEALVDARMEHIAMHFALKIDKLRKSPLVA; from the coding sequence ATGTTCATGCTGCGTAGCATAAAACGTGCCACATCCCAATCAGTGTTGGGTTCCATGGCGCTTTTTCGATCATCCAAAAGGTTCGTCatctccaatttcttccttCCCCTGTCGGAATCTTCTTCCACATCTTCTTCCACATCCCTTAATCCTTCGTCAAGTTCAAATTTTCACCACCATTATCCCAAACCCACAATCCAATTTTCCTATGGGTCTCCAAAACAAACCACACTGGCCTTCCACACGGCCCAACCTAGGTCCACATCCAACGCCGAAGCAATCTGCAGAATCTTATCCAACTCTCGCGACTCCACCGTCGCTGCCTCTCTCGCTGCTGTTGTGGTGAATCCCTCGCCGGAGCTCGTCCTCGAGGTCTTGAGCAAACTCAGTAATGCCGGTACCCTGGCGCTTTCGTTCTTCCGTTGGGCCGAGAAGCAAGGCGAGTTCAAACACACCACAGAGACCTTTCACGCATTGATCGAAGCACTGGGTAAGATCAGACAGTTCAAATTGATTTGGACTTTGGTCGACGACATGAAGCAGCGAAAGTTGTTGACTTCTGACACTTTTGCCCTCGTTGCTCGCCGATACGTGCGAGCACGGAAGGTCAAGGAAGCAACCGAGACATTTGAGAAGATGGAGCGTTACGGTTTGAAGCCGCATGTATCGGATTTCAATAAGTTGATCGATGTGTTGTGTAAATCCAAGTGTGTTGAGAAGGCACATGAGATGTTTGATAAAATGCGGCAGTTAGGGTTGGACCCCGATATCAAGTCCTACACTATTTTGCTAGAAGGGTGGAGTCAGCTGCAGGACTTGATCAAACTCAATGAGTTGTGTAGGGAAATGGAGGATAAAGGGTTTCAGATTGATGTTGTTGCGTATGGGATAATCATCAATGCGTATTGCAAGGCTAAGAAATTTGATGAAACCATTAGGTTGTACCATGAGATGAAAGCTAAGGGTCTGAGGCCTAGTCCCCATGTTTATTGTACTTTGATTAACGGATTGGGTTCGGATAGGAGATTGAACCAAGCTCTTGAGTTTTTTGAGGCATCTAAGGCTAGTGGCTTTGCACCTGAGGCTCCCACCTACAATGCTGTTGTTGGGGCTTATTGCTGGTCTTTGCGTATGGATGATGCGTATAGGATGGTTGGCGAGATGAAAAAGTGTGGGATCGGTCCAAATTCTCGAACTTTTGATATTATACTTCATCATCTTATAAAGGGTCGTAGGATTGAAGAGGCTTGCTCGGTTTTTCACAGAATGAGTGGCGAGTTGGGGTGCGAGCCGAGTGTGAGCACGTATGAGATCATGGTGAGGATGTTTTGTAATGAAGAAAGATTGGATATGGCGATGGCAGTTTGGGATGAGATGAAAGAGAAGGGAATTCTTCCTGGAATGCACATGTTCTCCACGTTGATCTGTTCCTTGTGCCATGAAAATAAGTTGAATGAAGCGTGTAAGTACTTTCAAGAAATGTTAGATGTGGGAATTCGGCCTCCTGCCAAAATGTTCAGCACCTTGAAGGAAGCTCTAGTTGATGCGAGGATGGAGCATATTGCCATGCATTTTGCTTTGAAAATTGATAAACTCAGGAAGTCTCCATTGGTTGCTTGA